From the genome of Triticum aestivum cultivar Chinese Spring chromosome 3B, IWGSC CS RefSeq v2.1, whole genome shotgun sequence, one region includes:
- the LOC123065771 gene encoding hydroxycinnamoyltransferase 4-like — MTMVEVLSSELVVPAGKTPGGNIWLSNLDLAGRRGYSPTVYFFRHNGEPSFFAADAMKDSLARALVAFYPLAGRLGLDGSGRIQVDCTGEGVAFLTARSEHYALEELMNDFVPCGEMRDLLVPPTPAPNPPCALLFVQITRLRCGGMVLGQAMHHSIVDARGAAHFFETWASISRGGGAPTVPPCFDHTLLAARPAQSRAVLYDHPEYKPEPEPVDPVSAATYASAIITMTKGQVGALKARCLGSSAFRAVVALVWQCVCRARALPPAAETWLYSMVDMRARLDPPLPAGYFGNAVIRTSVSATVEEVVSSPLVHAARLVRAATSQSDDHARSLVDYLEGVDTMNLPRRGISRAHLRAISWLGMSLLDADFGWGAPAFMVPALMYYSGFLYVMNAPGKDGALALVLSLEPESMPAFSKVFADELARLDAGAEKTSTGLSKM; from the coding sequence ATGACAATGGTGGAGGTGCTATCGTCTGAGCTGGTCGTCCCGGCCGGAAAAACGCCGGGGGGCAACATCTGGCTGTCCAACCTCGACCTCGCCGGGAGGAGAGGCTACAGCCCCACGGTCTACTTCTTCCGCCACAACGGCGAACCGAGCTTCTTCGCGGCCGACGCCATGAAGGACAGTCTCGCAAGGGCGCTGGTCGCGTTCTACCCGCTCGCCGGCCGCCTGGGTCTCGACGGCAGCGGCCGGATTCAGGTGGACTGCACCGGCGAGGGCGTGGCGTTCCTGACGGCCCGCTCTGAGCACTACGCGCTCGAGGAGCTGATGAACGACTTCGTGCCGTGCGGCGAGATGCGTGACCTGCTCGTGCCGCCGACGCCGGCGCCGAACCCGCCGTGCGCCCTGCTGTTCGTGCAAATCACGCGCCTACGGTGCGGCGGTATGGTGCTCGGCCAGGCGATGCACCACTCGATCGTCGACGCGCGCGGCGCCGCGCATTTCTTCGAGACCTGGGCGAGCATCTCCCGCGGCGGAGGCGCGCCGACCGTGCCGCCATGCTTCGACCACACGCTGCTCGCCGCGCGCCCGGCGCAGTCGCGCGCAGTGCTGTACGACCACCCAGAGTACAAGCCAGAGCCGGAGCCGGTGGATCCCGTGTCGGCCGCCACGTACGCGAGCGCCATCATCACGATGACCAAGGGACAGGTGGGCGCGCTCAAGGCGCGGTGCCTCGGCTCCTCCGCGTTCCGCGCCGTGGTGGCCCTGGTGTGGCAGTGCGTGTGCCGCGCCCGCGCGCTTCCGCCGGCGGCCGAGACGTGGCTCTACTCCATGGTGGACATGCGCGCGCGCCTGGACCCGCCGCTCCCGGCGGGGTACTTCGGCAACGCCGTGATCCGCACGTCGGTGTCGGCCACGGTGGAGGAGGTGGTGTCGAGCCCGCTGGTCCACGCCGCGAGGCTGGTGCGTGCGGCGACGAGCCAGAGCGACGACCACGCGAGGTCGTTGGTGGACTACCTGGAAGGGGTGGACACGATGAACCTGCCCCGCAGGGGCATCTCGCGCGCGCACCTCCGCGCCATCAGCTGGCTGGGCATGTCGCTCTTGGACGCCGACTTCGGGTGGGGCGCGCCGGCGTTCATGGTACCGGCGCTCATGTACTACAGCGGCTTCTTGTACGTGATGAACGCGCCGGGCAAGGACGGCGCCCTTGCGCTCGTGCTGTCGCTGGAGCCCGAGAGCATGCCTGCGTTCAGCAAGGTGTTCGCAGATGAGCTGGCCCGCCTCGACGCCGGTGCAGAAAAAACCAGTACAGGCCTTTCAAAAATGTAG